A DNA window from Aspergillus nidulans FGSC A4 chromosome V contains the following coding sequences:
- a CDS encoding putative cyanamide hydratase (transcript_id=CADANIAT00003681) — MCHPDIAANGWTAVPVDAGAIFTKQPLVEDAKAVSLEELRFPAEDLVVSKTVEYAKAVLDPETFNHSMRVYYFGMAIAKQQFPSQSADLNPATWALTCLLHDIGTAKENLTATRMSFDLYGGIKALQVLKDHGAAIDQAEAAAEAIIRHQDMGVDGTITFLGQLIQLATLYDNVGAHPRVKGYEKLIHPTFRREVNEAHPRIGWCGFFSGIIRKEEEIKPWCHSTHIVDFDKQIEGNALMKQWE; from the exons ATGTGCCATCCCGACATCGCAGCCAATGGCTGGACTGCCGTCCCTGTTGACGCAGGCGCAATTTTCACCAAGCAGCCCTTGGTCGAGGACGCAAAGGCTGTCTCACTAGAAGAGCTCCGATTCCCAGCTGAAGACCTGGTCGTCAGCAAAACAGTCGAGTACGCCAAAGCCGTGCTTGACCCTGAGACCTTCAACCACTCTATGAGGGTCTACTACTTTG GAATGGCCATAGCGAAGCAGCAATTTCCCTCTCAATCCGCTGACCTGAACCCGGCAACCTGGGCACTTACCTGCTTGCTGCACGACATTGGCACAGCCAAAGAGAACCTCACCGCGACGCGCATGTCATTTGATCTCTACGGCGGCATCAAGGCGCTGCAGGTTCTCAAAGACCACGGCGCAGCCATCGACCAGGCCGAAGCAGCCGCTGAGGCGATCATCCGGCACCAGGACATGGGCGTTGACGGGACGATTACGTTCCTGGGCCAGCTGATCCAGCTGGCCACGCTGTATGACAATGTTGGCGCTCACCCGCGGGTGAAGGGGTACGAGAAGCTGATCCACCCGACGTTCCGGCGCGAGGTTAATGAGGCGCATCCAAGAATAGGATGGTGTGGGTTCTTTTCAGGCATTATtcggaaggaggaggagatcaagcCATGGTGCCATTCGACGCATATTGTTGATTTTGATAAGCAGATTGAGGGAAATGCACTCATGAAGCAATGGGAGTAG
- a CDS encoding uncharacterized protein (transcript_id=CADANIAT00003682), translating to MRTPFPYLTLALAALAAAESTTTVGLFGSSDESDSDIAIPSYTSVAGSVVSINALETVYAVSCLSGAKTESCSIKDPWTITQGISTLRLSAEYTAFEWQPPVTATFDYDCSFQSYSESASCTFSVYYSGSSDGLETSSSYSTHTSIASDKVEYYALEVTGGLDKFDKPEATETPGAAAAGVLAGPVQAIITAAPMLAAGVAAVL from the coding sequence ATGCGTACCCCTTTCCCATACCTCACTCTAGCCCTGGCGGCGCTCGCGGCAGCCGAGTCCACAACGACAGTCGGGCTGTTCGGCTCTTCAGACGAGTCTGACTCTGACATTGCAATCCCATCCTACACCTCCGTCGCCGGCTCCGTCGTCTCTATCAATGCTCTAGAAACGGTCTACGCCGTTTCCTGTCTCTCCGGCGCAAAAACAGAATCCTGCTCGATCAAGGACCCCTGGACTATCACGCAGGGAATATCTACCCTCCGGCTTAGCGCCGAGTACACCGCGTTCGAATGGCAACCGCCTGTCACAGCGACATTCGATTACGACTGCTCCTTCCAGTCGTATAGCGAGAGTGCCAGCTGCACGTTTAGCGTGTATTACTCGGGGAGTTCGGATGGACTCGAGACGAGCAGTTCCTACAGCACTCACACGTCGATTGCCTCAGACAAAGTCGAGTACTACGCTCTTGAGGTTACCGGGGGCTTGGACAAGTTTGATAAGCCCGAGGCCACGGAGACGCCTggcgctgctgcggctggcgTTCTTGCTGGGCCTGTGCAGGCGATTATTACTGCAGCGCCAATGCTGGCGGCGggagttgctgctgttctcTGA
- a CDS encoding Zn(II)2Cys6 transcription factor (transcript_id=CADANIAT00003680), translated as MREACWTCRNRTIQCDQSCFPCLKCKKAGLECRDKKPLRWVQGVAIRGRMRGYMYKETPTNHDAILPTYLRSKRVRRGGHQLQLTLQDPRMQNLDLSSRYYIDYYSQRICRLYILHDSDSNPFRGLLAYALEDAPLRKSVIALAARHTANTGYSFDQSDKNDVVVPTPQLTYATLDALRFKTQAITALRERLTRQHLEFVKTDTTIASILLLIFLELLESGLDGWDVHLKGARTLVRLYQSLRGKTYGNCGSGDMEQEISTFITRQFSLIETLGASLSHFNPISEDFCSTSYILNPGKESIVRSFLGCPEFILRSIQFFSSQRQLAAESPHYTAHMQDTLAMLEVTGNFNSLEWASRLQHQQSSPASPYTAEMENLYMLGEAYKIAALLYGRQVLGPELATAESNGLVLQLLGLIDALKTQDSLFKCLLWPTFIAGLHCLERDQQGLVHDCLKRIWELTACLNVISASNILKDCWDRTRFSETQFRCVGLDRRWLLI; from the exons ATGCGTGAAGCTTGTTGGACATGCCGTAATCGCACCATTCAATGCGATCAGTCCTGCTTCCCCTGTCTGAAATGCAAAAAGGCAGGGCTGGAGTGCCGAGACAAAAAGCCCTTGCGATGGGTCCAAGGCGTGGCGATCCGGGGGCGAATGCGGGGATATATGTACAAGGAGACACCTACAAATCATGATGCCATACTGCCGACATACCTCAGATCCAAGCGGgtcagaagaggaggccACCAGCTTCAGCTTACGCTGCAGGACCCACGCATGCAGAACCTGGATCTATCGTCGAGATACTACATTGACTACT ACAGCCAGCGTATTTGCAGACTGTATATCCTGCacgacagcgacagcaaCCCGTTTCGCGGCTTGCTTGCTTACGCGCTTGAGGATGCTCCCTTGCGAAAAAGTGTCATTGCTCTTGCAGCGCGGCATACTGCGAATACGGGGTACTCATTTGACCAGTCTGACAAAAACGACGTGGTGGTTCCCACTCCACAGTTGACGTATGCTACTCTGGATGCGCTCCGTTTCAAAACGCAGGCTATCACGGCCTTGCGAGAGAGACTGACTCGTCAGCATCTGGAGTTTGTTAAGACAGACACGACGATTGCCAGCATCTTACTTCTCAtcttccttgagcttctcgagtCAGGACTGGATGGGTGGGATGTCCATCTGAAAGGAGCCAGAACTTTGGTCCGCCTTTATCAGTCCCTTAGAGGAAAGACTTACGGTAACTGCGGCTCTGGAGATATGGAGCAAGAAATAAGCACGTTTATTACCAGACAATTTTCCTT AATCGAAACCCTCGGCGCCTCGCTCTCGCACTTTAACCCTATATCTGAAGATTTTTGCTCTACAAGCTATATACTCAACCCAGGAAAAGAGTCTATTGTTCGAAGCTTCCTTGGGTGTCCAGAATTTATCCTAAGGTCTATCCAGTTCTTCTCAAGCCAAAGACAGCTTGCTGCGGAGTCGCCGCACTACACAGCACACATGCAGGACACCCTTGCGATGCTTGAGGTAACCGGAAATTTCAATTCTCTAGAATGGGCCTCGAGGCTCCAACATCAGCAATCAAGCCCGGCTTCTCCATATACAGCAGAAATGGAAAATTTATATATGCTGGGCGAGGCGTATAAGATAGCTGCTTTGCTATACGGCAGACAAGTACTTGGACCAGAGTTGGCAACTGCAGAGAGTAATGGACTGGTCTTgcagcttctgggtctgaTTGACGCCCTCAAAACCCAAGATTCGCTGTTCAAGTGCCTCCTCTGGCCGACTTTCATTGCTGGCCTTCACTGCCTGGAGCGAGACCAGCAGGGACTTGTGCATGATTGTTTGAAAAGGATCTGGGAACTGACGGCTTGCCTAAATGTCATCAGTGCCTCTAACATCCTGAAAGATTGCTGGGATCGGACCAGGTTCTCAGAAACCCAGTTTCGTTGTGTTGGGTTGGATCGCCGCTGGCTTTTGATATGA
- a CDS encoding uncharacterized protein (transcript_id=CADANIAT00003679), with amino-acid sequence MKGAYLGADLMSPFKSETINLMLFQLCAKAHEMAIVASLAVIVLQYIRHELLFGEGLPLGLLGSGLAFNHVEYFISQEFRGSLRYVAAGSKTRKIALIALILVAGVVAALAGPASATLLVPKSQDWSAGGTPFYLNGTDDQFWPDDLSEDISELQALCTQETSAERAICPGGGYGSLLAHWGTMNSSTFQTQGVRSYAKELSGSRFYWPISSPLSLIPPLYALGDIQQEPNGKTTLTQPHAATTVILQKLAEDWWNALQEEKGLTDNQVDDRTALATFKNAITVVRCGEPQQLRASDTVVVFPVVHGRFDFGDALPLEVETLNKTRADHLRFQWVHLPADFGAASIGGLFESPWSSRWTGESSRAVIGCTVQAGWVPATVYTDKYTFWTGWYPWNILFGDRTPAYNPASTERTNGRVALGDDWLELLTPPAAATALEDSSWYPSTIESIFHAAGVATSPESWLSRDNAAWERVSLVEAIICSVILDGLSRTGSHRVFNTTRSLSDWSITNYTPLPEFTSLILENRPAMQAPSTNPDRYITLKAEMKISGFSLQSSLATYLAMSVLLIHMFMATAHTIYIIVQRHTSGSWSTVGELIALSQNSRPAFSVLPNTGGGIQRLKTYAKVAKIRVIRCPDSSVDNDDAERIELLFDDSSVSDSALEDSKRSFREPGNELRRLRKSRLFHPATWPRPHIYTEQVGSISENNWPLPSSTERLVPASDLGTGLAERAIATRVQFDSQYS; translated from the coding sequence ATGAAGGGTGCATATCTCGGCGCAGACCTAATGTCCCCTTTCAAATCTGAGACAATCAATCTGATGCTCTTCCAACTCTGTGCCAAAGCCCACGAGATGGCGATCGTTGCCAGCCTAGCCGTGATCGTCCTGCAATATATCCGCCATGAACTTCTCTTTGGAGAAGGGCTGCCTTTGGGTCTTCTGGGCTCCGGGCTAGCCTTTAATCATGTTGAGTATTTCATCTCCCAGGAGTTTCGCGGGAGCTTGAGATATGTGGCTGCCGGAAGCAAGACCCGCAAGATTGCTCTGATAGCTCTTATACTCGTCGCAGGAGTAGTAGCTGCCCTAGCTGGACCTGCAAGTGCAACGCTACTCGTTCCGAAATCTCAAGACTGGAGCGCAGGCGGGACTCCCTTCTACCTGAACGGCACAGACGACCAGTTCTGGCCGGATGACCTATCTGAAGACATATCAGAGCTCCAGGCACTCTGCACACAGGAAACCTCCGCAGAGCGAGCAATCTGCCCTGGCGGGGGATACGGATCTCTACTAGCTCACTGGGGAACCATGAATAGCAGCACATTTCAAACCCAGGGCGTCCGCTCCTACGCGAAGGAACTCTCGGGATCGAGATTCTACTGGCCTATTTCGAGTCCTTTATCACTGATTCCCCCTCTTTACGCCCTTGGCGATATCCAGCAAGAGCCTAATGGGAAGACCACGTTAACCCAGCCACACGCAGCTACAACGGTGATATTACAAAAGCTAGCAGAAGACTGGTGGAACGCccttcaagaagagaaaggcctCACAGATAACCAAGTCGATGACCGGACTGCCTTGGCTACCTTCAAGAATGCCATTACAGTCGTCCGGTGTGGAGAACCCCAGCAACTACGCGCTTCAGACACAGTCGTAGTATTCCCAGTTGTCCACGGCCGGTTCGACTTCGGCGATGCTCTGCCACTTGAGGTAGAAACCCTGAACAAAACTCGCGCTGACCACCTGCGGTTCCAATGGGTTCACCTCCCTGCCGACTTTGGAGCCGCCAGTATAGGAGGACTCTTCGAGTCGCCATGGTCGTCAAGATGGACGGGCGAGTCATCCAGAGCTGTGATCGGTTGTACAGTCCAGGCGGGCTGGGTTCCAGCCACAGTTTACACAGACAAATACACCTTCTGGACAGGCTGGTACCCGTGGAATATCCTTTTCGGCGACCGGACCCCTGCATACAACCCTGCCTCCACTGAGCGAACAAATGGCCGCGTTGCACTCGGCGACGATTGGCTTGAACTGTTGACACCGCCGGCCGCTGCAACAGCCCTAGAGGACAGTTCCTGGTACCCTTCCACAATCGAAAGCATCTTCCACGCTGCCGGCGTAGCAACAAGTCCGGAATCATGGCTTTCAAGGGACAACGCAGCCTGGGAACGCGTCTCGCTGGTCGAAGCCATCATCTGTAGTGTTATCCTGGACGGTCTGAGCCGAACAGGAAGTCATCGCGTATTCAACACCACTAGATCCTTGTCAGACTGGTCCATAACGAACTATACCCCCCTTCCAGAGTTCACTTCTTTAATTCTTGAAAACAGACCAGCTATGCAGGCCCCATCAACCAACCCAGACAGGTATATCACACTCAAAGCAGAGATGAAAATCAGCGGTTTTTCATTGCAGAGTTCCCTAGCTACATACCTCGCCATGTCCGTACTCCTAATTCATATGTTCATGGCAACGGCGCATACTATCTACATCATCGTGCAAAGACACACATCCGGGAGCTGGAGCACAGTCGGAGAACTCATTGCGCTCTCGCAGAACTCCCGGCCCGCATTCTCGGTCTTGCCTAATACCGGGGGCGGTATTCAGCGCTTGAAGACTTATGCGAAGGTAGCGAAGATCCGAGTCATAAGATGCCCGGACTCTAGCGTGGACAATGACGATGCCGAACGTATTGAGTTGCTCTTTGATGACTCGTCGGTCTCAGATTCTGCTCTTGAAGATAGTAAGCGCAGCTTTAGAGAACCTGGAAACGAACTGCGTCGCTTGCGCAAGAGCCGGTTATTCCACCCGGCGACATGGCCGCGACCCCATATCTACACTGAGCAGGTCGGATCAATAAGCGAGAATAATTGGCCTTTGCCGAGCTCTACGGAAAGGCTGGTTCCGGCTTCAGATCTCGGTACGGGGTTGGCGGAGAGAGCAATCGCGACGAGAGTACAGTTTGATAGTCAATACTCGTGA